A part of Acropora palmata chromosome 8, jaAcrPala1.3, whole genome shotgun sequence genomic DNA contains:
- the LOC141890442 gene encoding uncharacterized protein LOC141890442: MDDNDAVESLPDVASKFLLKIQHENTLNSKTVRNIACCTSELMSATLKQLKRGIEKCLNASDTAIDEIQGLQDVFAESDDLCKVTKTLTSKSLEKHWNEGVPYVEPVKKVLGKHRKVCKRNNKKRIVEVEDTFYYIPILLSLQQQLSSPRLLLMIMTAEAQLHQGNNAIFTDFCDGTLFKKHPMFSSDEKALQLLLYYDDVNVCNPLTNKPHKLCLFYYQLANIVPIYQSKLRSIKLFAVCSYKTFKRYKEKAMQEILEPLVSDVQLLGRDDGYTFTTSLGQVKLRGAVLAFLADTPASHASAGFKEGVGGARRKCRHCMATFDSMQEYFEEELFELRDKDTHEEHLCSIENAPSQYLRQYFSKEYGINQRSVLCKLPYFDITKQLPQDIMHIFLEGILEYEIKLCLNYLIKDQQVITLDKLNYEIKHFPLGYTDEKNRPILIKESDLDMKSSSNLGQTASRMWLLSQMLPFGLENCINVLCPQWNSFMTLQEIMSIVFCSEISQVSILYLKSTVKRYLSNFKATYNHMNIIPKQHYLVHLPTQMLNFGPLIRCWCMRFEGKHAYFKDLAKKIRNFKNLPYSLATRNQQMESANFIQIGDNQPDMHPWSKEDIRFGNYTVLRGDHAVDAESYISRFYDIHLDFHVQSIFQCNQIEIYGTKYKPGLNNFLLFSLDDAGFPLFGCLKKIWFIEDNGCYFVMEVFNTINFNENLNAFKIEAQELASGYEIASHSQLKDHHVYHSYRRSNERFVVTRANVLACE; encoded by the exons ATGGATGATAATGATGCAGTGGAATCACTTCCAGATGTCGCTTCGAAGTTTCTTCTAAAAATACAGCACGAAAATACATTGAATTCAAAAACAGTACGTAACATAGCCTGTTGTACTTCTGAACTTATGTCAGCAACACTAAAGCAGCTGAAAAGGggtattgaaaaatgtttgaatgCTTCAGATACAGCAATAGATGAAATTCAGGGTTTACAGGATGTTTTTGCAGAATCAGATGACCTGTGCAAAGTGACCAAGACATTAACCTCCAAAAGCCTTGAAAAACATTGGAATGAAGGTGTTCCCTATGTG GAACCTGTAAAGAAAGTTTTGGGGAAGCACAGGAAAGTATGTAAAAGGAATAACAAGAAGAGGATAGTAGAAGTTGAAGACACCTTTTACTATATACCAATTCTACTTAGCTTGCAGCAACAACTGTCATCTCCAAGATTACTTCTAATGATCATGACTGCCGAGGCACAATTACACCAAGGCAATAATGCAATATTCACCGACTTTTGTGATGGAACATTGTTCAAGAAACATCCCATGTTTTCCAGTGATGAGAAGGCTCTTCAATTGTTGTTGTACTATGATGACGTTAATGTCTGTAATCCGCTAACCAACAAACCCCACAAATTGTGTCTTTTCTATTATCAGCTTGCAAACATTGTTCCAATTTACCAGTCAAAATTGAGGTCAATCAAGTTATTTGCTGTGTGTTCATACAAAACCTTTAAGAGATACAAGGAAAAAGCAATGCAAGAGATATTAGAACCACTTGTTTCTGACGTACAGCTCTTAGGCAGAGATGATGGTTATACCTTCACAACAAGCCTAGGTCAGGTTAAACTGAGAGGAGCAGTTTTAGCCTTTCTGGCAGACACTCCAGCTAGTCATGCCTCTGCTGGTTTTAAGGAAGGTGTTGGGGGCGCAAGGCGAAAATGTAGGCACTGCATGGCTACTTTTGATTCCATGCAGGAGTACTTTGAGGAAGAATTGTTTGAACTAAGGGACAAAGATACCCATGAAGAGCATTTGTGCAGTATTGAAAATGCACCAAGTCAGTACCTTAGGCAGTATTTTTCTAAAGAGTATGGCATTAACCAGCGCTCAGTACTTTGTAAACTGCCATACTTTGATATCACGAAACAACTTCCCCAAGATATAATGCATATCTTTTTAGAGGGTATTCTTGAATATGAGATAAAACTTTGCCTTAATTATTTGATCAAAGACCAGCAGGTGATAACACTTGATAAGCTGAACTATGAAATAAAGCATTTCCCTCTGGGTTACACAGATGAGAAAAATAGgccaattttgataaaagagAGTGATCTTGATATGAAGAGTTCCTCAAACCTAGGTCAAACAGCCAGTAGAATGTGGCTTTTGTCACAAATGTTGCCTTTTGGGTTAGAAAACTGCATAAATGTGTTGTGTCCTCAATGGAATTCCTTTATGACACTTCAAGAGATAATGAGCATTGTCTTCTGCAGCGAAATTTCCCAAGTAAGTATTCTCTATTTGAAGAGTACCGtaaagagatatttaagtAATTTCAAGGCCACATATAATCATATGAATATCATCCCTAAGCAGCATTATCTTGTTCACTTGCCAACACAGATGCTTAACTTTGGTCCCTTGATTAGATGTTGGTGCATGAgatttgaaggaaaacatGCTTATTTCAAAGATCTGGCTAAGAAAatcagaaattttaaaaatcttccCTATTCACTAGCAACCAGAAACCAACAAATGGAGTCTGCAAACTTTATACAGATAGGTGATAACCAGCCAGACATGCATCCATGGTCTAAAGAGGACATCCGATTTGGAAACTACACAGTGCTTCGTGGCGATCATGCAGTTGATGCAGAGAGTTACATATCACGGTTCTATGACATTCATCTAGATTTTCAtgttcaatcaatttttcagtGCAACCAGATTGAAATATATGGGACAAAATATAAACCAGGCCTCaacaatttccttttattttcccTTGATGATGCAGGTTTTCCACTATTTGgttgcttgaaaaaaatttggttcATTGAAGATAATGGCTGTTACTTTGTGATGGaggtttttaataccataaacttcaatgaaaatttaaatgcaTTCAAGATTGAAGCTCAAGAACTTGCCAGTGGCTATGAAATAGCGAGTCACTCACAGTTAAAAGATCATCATGTATATCACTCTTATAGACGTTCAAATGAACGGTTTGTTGTTACCAGGGCAAATGTTCTTGCATGTGAGTGA